The DNA region TTCGCGCATCTCGTCGACGCCCAACTCGCACACCAGCGCACCGCGCTTGGGGTAGATCCGCACCAGGCCTTCGTCTTGCAAGCGGCCCAGGGCCGCACGTACCGGTGTTCGGCTCATAGACATCGACGAGGCCAGGGCGGACTCGCTGAGCATGGTCCCGGCGGGGAATTCACCGCTGAGAACGCCCGCGCGTATCACGGAGTGAGCCCGTTGTGCGGAGGTCGTGGTGTCCTGCACCGGAGCCTCCTGTCCGTAGATCGTCTGGTCGCCGGCAAGCCAGAGTCGGCAGCGAATTATCCGGCCGCACGTCCTGCCTAGGATACCGCTAGTATCCTAGATGCGCGGCCGGTTGAGGCGGGCGAGTCTGCCTGTGTCGACCGTCATCGGCCGCGCCGAGTGACACAGTGGATTCGAGGAGCGCGGTGACCAGACCAGTGGACCAACAGTTGCCGGGCGAGCCGTCTCCGGAGGTAACGGCTTTCGCCGATCGCGTCACCGATGCGTTGGACGCCGCCGGGCTCACACTGCTGCTCAGTCTCGGGCATCAAAGCGGCTTGTTCGACGTACTAGCCGACCTCTCCGCGCCGGCGACCAGCGCGCAGATCGCCGAGTCCGCCGGACTCGACGAACGCTACGTCCGTGAATGGTTGGGTGGCACGGTGGTGGCCGGCGTCGTCGACTACGACGCCGAGACGGCGACGTATCGGTTGCCGACGCACCACGCTGCGGTGCTGACCCGTGCCGCGGGGTCCGCCAACCTGGCGCGCGTCGCGCAGTACATCGCACTCCTGGGCGAAGTCGAACAGAAGGTGTTGGCCTGTTTCCGCCGCGGGGGCGGGCTGCCCTACAGCGACTATCCCCGCTTCCATACCGTGATGGCGGAACGCAGCGGCGAAGTGTTCGATACGGCGCTCATCGACGTCGTCCTTCCCCTGGTCGACGGACTGCCGCAACGGCTCCGCGAAGGTACGGATGTGGCCGACATCGGCTGCGGCAGCGGCCATGCCGTCAACGTGATGGGACAGGCGTTCCCCAACAGTCGATTCACCGGCATCGACATCTCGTCGGAGGGCATCGAGCGGGCGATACGGGAGGCGAACCAGCGGGGACTGACCAATGTGACGTTCGAGGCCGAAGACCTGACGACGTTCGATGCCGCGTCGCGGTACGACGTCGTGACCGCGTTCGATGCCATACACGATCAGGCACACCCGGCGCGGGTGCTGGAGAACATCTATCGGTGTCTGCGGCCCGGGGGCATCTTCTTGATGGCGGATGCTCGGGCATCAAGCCATCTCGAAGAGAACATCGGTGTCCCTAGCAACACCTACCGTTACACGGTCTCGTTGATGCACTGCATGCCTGTCTCATTGGCCTTGAACGGTGCCGGGCTGGGCACCATGTGGGGTCGCCAACTCGCCATGTCGATGCTGGCCGACGCCGGCTTCGTCGACGTCGAGTGCACCGAGATCGAGCAGGATCCGTCGAACTACTACTACATCGCCACCAAGCGGTGACCGGGCTGGAGGCCATCCTGTGCTGCCGGTCGTAGACTTTTCACTCCTCGACCGCCCCGCTGAGCGCATCAGGCTTCGGGAGGTCACCCATACCGCGGGCTTCTTCTATCTTGTCGGCCACGGTGTCTCCGAAGAGTTGGTCAGCGACCTGCATGGCATGGCGAGAGAATTCTTTGCCCTGCCCGACCAGGACAAGCAGGCGATCGAACTTGCACGCAGTCCACACTTTCGCGGCTACTCAAGGGTCGGCGGTGAACTGACCAATGGGGAGGTGGACTGGCGTGAACAGATCGACTTCGGCCCCGAGGCGGACGCCGTCGACGGACCCGTCGGCCCGCAGTGGCTGCGTGGGCCCAACCAGTGGCCCGCAGCGATCCCCGCGATGCCGGAACTGATCGTTCGCTATCAACGCGAGATGAACGCGATTTCGCGAGAGTTGTTGCAGCGCTGGGCCCAATCTCTGGGGGCGCCGGCAGGGGTCTTCGACTCCGCGTTCGGCACAGAGCCCGCCTCGCTGATGAAGCTGATCCACTATCCACGGCGACCCGCGCATGTCTCCGGTGATCAGGGCGTGGGCGCACACAAGGATCCGGGCGTCATGACGCTGCTGAGCCTGCAGCACGATTCGACGGGACTGCAGGTGCAGGACCTCGACGGCCAATGGCTGGACGCGCCACCGTTGGACGGTGCGTTCATCGTCAATATCGGCGAGCTGCTGGAGGTCTCGACGGGCGGTTATCTTCGTGCCACTCCGCATCGTGTGGTGGCCCCGGTGTCTGCGCCGGCACGAATCTCGATCCCATACTTTTTTGGCCCGGCACTCGATGGTGTCGTTCCTACGCTTGCGCTACCACCCGATCTTGCCGCCGAAGCCAGGCCGATCAGCCACGATGTCAACAATCGGCTGTACGGAACTTACGGCGAGAACATGTGGAAGGCCAAGCGGCGTGCCCATCCCGACGTGTTCGCGCGGTGGCACGGGGCTGCATTGACCGACGGCCCGTAGACCTGTCGTTGTCGGTGTCGGTACGAATCCGGACGTGGCAGCTTGACCGGTGAGTGCTGTCAGTTCATCGCGGCGTCGCCGCTCAACGCATTCGATCGGCGCGGAAATGATCGCAAGGGTGCATATCGCTTTCCTCAGTGATGTGTCCGAGGGGGGACTTGGCCACTTACGACACGGGTTCTGACCTGGCGAATCGGTACCTGATCGTCATCCATGCCGGGGTCGACCCACCTCTGACGTCGAGCGGTCGGATTAGCGGTCGAGTTGGGCGGGGGCGAGTCGGCACCCGGCGGCTTGGGCTCCGGCGTGCAGGCGTCGGTCCCAAACGGCGACGATCAGGCCGGGGTCGCCGACTGCCAACGCGCTGGCCAGATGGACAGCGTCGGCTCCGCGCAAGGCATGGGCGCGGGCGAGGCGGCCGGCGTGCTGTTCAATTGTCGCGGTGAGTTCGACTGGGCGGGTGGCGGCCCAGAAGTCCTCCCAGTCACGCTCGGCAGCGGCGAGCTCGGATTCAGTTAGGTCGTGATTGCGGGCTGCTGCAGCGAGTGCGGCGCGGACTTCGGGGTAGGCCAGACGGCTGGACAATGCGGCGTCGCAGCCGTCCCATAGCGCGGACGCCAGCGAGCTCCCTGTCTCGGTGGTGAGAAGTTTGACGAAGGCGCTGGCGTCGAAGTAGACGAGCGGCACCGGTCAGCGCCGCTGGTCGCTGACCTGGTCAGACACCGGCCGCCGCGGCCTGGGCCGGGACCGTCCCGCAGCGACGGGCCGCTGCGCGGTGGCCCTGCCAATCACGCCTTCGGCCGTGAGACGCTCCAAGGTGCCTGCGCTGTCCAGCGCAGCGAGTCGCGCGACCGGAATCCCGCGGTCGGTGATGACGACCTCACCACCAGCCCGAACTCGATCGAGCCAATCGCTAAGGTGCGCGCGCAACTCGGTCACGGATACCTCCACACCGTGAACTGTACACTCGCTGAACCGTGATTTGTACATGTCACTCCTGAGTGTGGCAACGACGACCTGAGAGATTGACCTGCGCAAGCCGGAGGCGAGGTGGCAACGGGCCGGTACACCGATTCGTCCGCGGTGCTGGCGACGCCGAGACGGTCGATATCATGGTGGCTGGTGGCCTTCCGTCCAAGCTGCATCCGAAGGTGTTGCGGCGGAAGGTGTTTGCCGTCCCCGGTGGGACTTCGGCGCAGCTGGCGTTCGTGGTCAGCTGCATGGAGGCGGCAGCGCCTCGGTGTCGGACGCCGGGTCTAGCTTGCAGCAGCGGGCTCTTGAATTCTCTGCTTGAGGTGCTGTGTGCGGTGACTGCTGGCGATCGCCTTCATTGGCGTTCTGTTGCCAGCGACCCGATTGAACGACTCTCCCAGTAGTAACAGTTGGCCTGAGTCGCGAAGAACCTCGACATGCCTTGGATCGTATTCGTATGACGGAGCGTGCTTCAAGCTGGTGTAGGCGTCCCAGAACAGTTGGCTCCACATGTTTAGTTGGTGGCATTACCCCGAGACCGTGGCTATGAGACCGAAATCACAACTACCCGTTTGAAATTCAATAGCCCACAACTGACTAGGAACATAAGGGGTAACCGAGCTTCAACTTGGGTGCGATTGCTGAACAACCGGTTTTTACTCAATCGTCACGTCGAGGGGCTCGCCCATCGGGCGGCCAGGAGTCGGTACCCGACTCAAGCGGAATATTCAAGGATCGAAGCAGGATCGAAAAGAGCCGCCAATTGGCGATCGCTCCGACAAGTTCGACCAAAACCGCGTGATCGCCATTGAATGCCTTGTGGCACGCGGCCCAGTTTTCCTCGGCAATGACCCCGTCACGTACCACATCATCGGTCGCCGCCAGGACTGCACGCTCGGCATGGCCCAGACGATTGGAACTTTGCCAGTCACGCACCGCCAGAAGGTCATCCGAAGCCACACCGAGCAGCGTCGCGATTCGCCAATGCTGTGTCCACTCATATACCGACCCCGTTACCCAGCCGATGCGCATGATGATCAATTCGCGTAGCCGGGCGTCGAGCACACCGTTAAATAGCAGCGCCTCGAGCATTCCGTACAGGGCCACTGCGAGGCTCGGCTGGTGAAGTGCCACGCGAAATACTGACAGTTCTGCCATCTCTTCGGGCAGCCCACACTCGGCAGCCCGCAGCCGGGCCTGCTCAAGGTCGAGCATCGGTACGCGTTCCGTCCTCGTCACGTGACCTTTCTCTGTTGAAGCTCCGCATGCTGTGAGGGCGTGGGCACGAAGACGTTGTGCAGGGCCGCACTCGATTTGGCATTTTCATCTGCAAGCGAACTGAGCAGCGGCGCGAGACCAGCGAATCCGGTTGATTCTCTTGTGATCCGGTCGAACGGCCAGCGGCGCGTGGCCAGAATCTCGAGGGCTGCCCGGTAGGCGGGATACTCCACGCCGAGTGCACCGGAGATGTGTAATTCCTTATACACCAGCGTGTCTGGTTCAAAGCCGGGCGCGCCGCCTCCGCCGCGGGTGCCGGCAACCACGACCGTGCCGCCAGGCCTGGCAAGGGCGACGGCGTCGGCGAACGCGGAGGGTGCTTTGGCGGTGACATCGACGACCACGTCGGCAAGCTGTCCGCCTGTCTCACGCTGGAGCGCTGTCACTGCATCGTCCTGCGATACGTCGATGGGCAGGTCGACACCGAATGATCTGGCTATGGCCAGTCGCTGATCGTCGCGTGGACCGATGCCGGTCATCGCGACGAAAGCGGCTCCCGCCTCTTTCGCCGCCACCGCCGCGCAGATCCCGCGGATGCCCGGTCCCAGTATCGCTACGATACCCCCCGCCTTGGTGTCGGGAAGAGTTTTCCCCCATTGGATACCGGCCCCGAGAGGGTTGAACAACGTGGCGAGAACGGGGTCCATGTCTTCGGCAATCGGGAGTAGCATCGCGTCCCACGGAAGCTCCACATGGGTGGCGTATCCGCCCCATAACCCGGCGCCGATCTCCACGTCGACGAACCCGAACATGGTGGCGATGCCGTTCACCGCACATCGCCGGTATTCGCCGCGGCGACACTCCGGGCAGTCTCGGCAGGACCGGAACACCTCGACGGCCACGCGCTGGCCGGCCTGGACGCACAAGCGTTCGCTGGCCGCATTGCCGACATGTTCGACGATGCCGACGATTTCGTGACCTGGAACGAATGAGAAGCCGGCAGGCAGGTGTCCGGTGAATTGTTCGTGATCTGTACCGCATAGACCACATGCTTCAACTCGCAGGATCGCACCGCGGTCACCGACGTCGGGGATGGTCATCTGGCGCCGCTCCAGATTCCGCGGTCCGGTCAACACCATGGCCTCGGCGATCATGGAAGCTCGAATCCCGTGGACGACCCTGTGTTTCGGAGGCAAACCGTTCTGCCAACGTACATCTCGCCCGCCATCGCCTCGGCAATCTGCGGATCGTCGCTGCGTGCGACGACTCTTCGCCCGTCGGACAGGTGCGCGATGATCGGTGTCCATCGAGGTCGCCCGTCTCGGTCGTATTCGACCGTGTACCCGTCCACTGTCGCGCGACCGGTCGCCTCGTCGACGCCTGCGACGGCCAGCCGCGATGAATCGATCTGAGCTTGTTCGTCTGCCGTGTCGATCAGTCGCCACCCGGTTGGTGGAGGGGTGGCCGACCACACACCGACCGAATGTTTCGTCGAATACCAACCGAGGCCGGTGACGACGTCGTCCCCGCGATGGGTTACTTCGCCTACGCCGACCACCACCGGAGTACGCGCTTCTACCGACAATCGATCACTCGCTCAGGGCCACGGGCTGTTGTGAGACACGAATGCGATGGTGTCATATCTGCAGTCAAGCCACAATGGTGTGCGCCCGCGGCATACTGGC from Mycolicibacter sp. MU0083 includes:
- a CDS encoding class I SAM-dependent methyltransferase encodes the protein MPGEPSPEVTAFADRVTDALDAAGLTLLLSLGHQSGLFDVLADLSAPATSAQIAESAGLDERYVREWLGGTVVAGVVDYDAETATYRLPTHHAAVLTRAAGSANLARVAQYIALLGEVEQKVLACFRRGGGLPYSDYPRFHTVMAERSGEVFDTALIDVVLPLVDGLPQRLREGTDVADIGCGSGHAVNVMGQAFPNSRFTGIDISSEGIERAIREANQRGLTNVTFEAEDLTTFDAASRYDVVTAFDAIHDQAHPARVLENIYRCLRPGGIFLMADARASSHLEENIGVPSNTYRYTVSLMHCMPVSLALNGAGLGTMWGRQLAMSMLADAGFVDVECTEIEQDPSNYYYIATKR
- a CDS encoding isopenicillin N synthase family dioxygenase, with product MLPVVDFSLLDRPAERIRLREVTHTAGFFYLVGHGVSEELVSDLHGMAREFFALPDQDKQAIELARSPHFRGYSRVGGELTNGEVDWREQIDFGPEADAVDGPVGPQWLRGPNQWPAAIPAMPELIVRYQREMNAISRELLQRWAQSLGAPAGVFDSAFGTEPASLMKLIHYPRRPAHVSGDQGVGAHKDPGVMTLLSLQHDSTGLQVQDLDGQWLDAPPLDGAFIVNIGELLEVSTGGYLRATPHRVVAPVSAPARISIPYFFGPALDGVVPTLALPPDLAAEARPISHDVNNRLYGTYGENMWKAKRRAHPDVFARWHGAALTDGP
- a CDS encoding type II toxin-antitoxin system VapC family toxin produces the protein MPLVYFDASAFVKLLTTETGSSLASALWDGCDAALSSRLAYPEVRAALAAAARNHDLTESELAAAERDWEDFWAATRPVELTATIEQHAGRLARAHALRGADAVHLASALAVGDPGLIVAVWDRRLHAGAQAAGCRLAPAQLDR
- a CDS encoding carboxymuconolactone decarboxylase family protein — its product is MTRTERVPMLDLEQARLRAAECGLPEEMAELSVFRVALHQPSLAVALYGMLEALLFNGVLDARLRELIIMRIGWVTGSVYEWTQHWRIATLLGVASDDLLAVRDWQSSNRLGHAERAVLAATDDVVRDGVIAEENWAACHKAFNGDHAVLVELVGAIANWRLFSILLRSLNIPLESGTDSWPPDGRAPRRDD
- a CDS encoding zinc-dependent alcohol dehydrogenase, whose product is MIAEAMVLTGPRNLERRQMTIPDVGDRGAILRVEACGLCGTDHEQFTGHLPAGFSFVPGHEIVGIVEHVGNAASERLCVQAGQRVAVEVFRSCRDCPECRRGEYRRCAVNGIATMFGFVDVEIGAGLWGGYATHVELPWDAMLLPIAEDMDPVLATLFNPLGAGIQWGKTLPDTKAGGIVAILGPGIRGICAAVAAKEAGAAFVAMTGIGPRDDQRLAIARSFGVDLPIDVSQDDAVTALQRETGGQLADVVVDVTAKAPSAFADAVALARPGGTVVVAGTRGGGGAPGFEPDTLVYKELHISGALGVEYPAYRAALEILATRRWPFDRITRESTGFAGLAPLLSSLADENAKSSAALHNVFVPTPSQHAELQQRKVT